The genomic region AGTTTTCTTATCTATCTCAGTCCCAGCACGTCCTGCATGTCGTAGACGCCCGGCTTTGCCGTTACCACCCATTTGGCGGCGCGCACCGAACCCCTGGAGAACATGTCCCGGGTGTGGGCGCGGTGGGTGATCTCGATGCGCTCGCCCATGCCGATGAAGTAGACGGTGTGCTCGCCGACGATGTCGCCGCCGCGCACGGTCTGCATCCCGATCTCGTCGTGGGTGCGCTCGCCGCAGATCCCTTCGCGATGGTAGTTGGCGACCTTGTTGTAGTCGCGCCCGAGCGCGTTGGCTACCACCTCTCCCATCCTCACCGCGGTACCGGAGGGGGAGTCCTTCTTCAGGCGGTGGTGCGACTCGACGATTTCGACGTCGAAGTCTTCGCCCAGGATCTTGGCGACGTCGGCCAGCACCTTGAAGCAGACGTTGACGCCCACCGACATGTTGGGCGCGATGATCACCGGGATATCGCGTGCAAGTTCCGCTGCCAGGGCCCGCTCCTCGGAGGTGAACCCGGTGGAGCCGATGACGATGGATTTGCCGTAGAGCGCGCAGACTTCGAGGTTTTTCAGGGAGACCTTCGGGGCGGTGAAGTCGATCAGGACGTCGCACGCCTGCACCACTGCGTTCAAGTCGTCGCTGATGGTGACTCCGATGGCGCCCAGACCGGCGTTGTAGCCCGCATCCTGCCCCACCATCGGGTGCCCCGGACGCTCCAAAGCGCCGCAGACCTCGACCCCTTCTGCTTCCTTGATGGCGGCGATGATGCGCCCGCCCATCCGTCCGGCAGCCCCGCAAACAGCTATTTTTACCATTAGGTTCATCTCCGTTTTTGAGAATTCCTGATTAATGTCCCAGCTCTACCCCCCTCGCCTAACGGGAGGGGGGCAGGGGTGAGGGAAAGGGAAGATGACTAGATGAGCTTGTATTCCTTCATGATGGCGGTCAGCTTGGCCAGGTTCGCCTCCATCAGCGGGGCCAGCGGCAGGCGGACTTCGGAGCTGCATTTGCCCATGAGGGAAACCGCGGCCTTGACCGGCACGGGGTTACTCTCGATGAACATCGCGTTGGAGATCTTCAGCAGGTAAAGGTGCAGCCTGCGCGCCTCTTCCATGTTGCCGGCGTTGAACGCGTCGACCAGGGAGGAGACTTCCTTCGGCATGATGTTGGCGGTAACGGAAATGACACCTTTGCCACCCGCGGCCATGATCGGGAGGGTGATGAAGTCGTCGCCGGAAAGGACGTCCAGCTTGTCCCCGCAAAGCGCCAGCACCTCGGAAGCCTGCTGTAGCGAACCGGTTGCCTCCTTGATGGCGACGATATTCGGGTGCACTGAGAGCCTCGCCACCGTTTCCGGCAAGAGGTTCACACCGGTGCGGCCCGGTACGTTGTAAAGGATCTGGGGGAGCGCCACGGCGTCGGCAACCGCCTTGTAGTGCCGGAACAGCCCTTCCTGGGAAGGCTTGTTGTAGTAAGGGGTCACCAGGAGCGCGCCGTCCGCGCCGAGCTCCTTGGCGTGCTGGGTGATCTCGATCGCCTCGTGGGTCGAGTTGGAGCCGGTGCCGGCGATGACCGGAACCCTCTTGTTTACCTGCTCGACCACGACCTGGATGACGCGGTCGTGCTCGACATAGCTCAGGGTGGAAGACTCGCCGGTCGTGCCGCAGGGAACGATCGCGTCGGTACCGTTCTCTATCTGGAATTCCACAAGCTCGCGCAGTTTCTCTTCGTCCACCGCTCCGTTTATGAATGGGGTGACGATGGCTACGATGCTTCCTTGGAACATGTGCTACCTCCTTGTATGACTGCTAATGGTTATCGAAAATTGTAAAAAGTCCCCGGCGCTACTGCTCTTTTGCCACGGCAGCACCAGCCGCTTGGAGCGCCGTGCGGCCCTGAGCCTCAAAGAAAGGACGGTACACGCTCGCCCCGGACCAGGTCCTCCAGCTTCTCCCGGTCGCGCACCACTTCGAACTTATCCCCGTCGACCATCACTTCGGCGGCGCGGGGGCGGCTGTTGTAGTTGCTGCTCATGGTGAAGCCGTAGGCTCCGGCGGACATGAACGCAATCAGGTCGCCCTGGCGGAAGTTCGGGAATTCGCGCTCTTTCACCAGGAAATCGCCAGATTCGCAGATGGGACCGACGATATCGCCTTCGATCATGCCGTCCTGGTTACGGAAGACCGGCCTGACGCCGTGGAAGGAACCGTAGAGAGCCGGACGGGCCAGGTCGTTCATCCCTGCATCCACGATGACGAAGTTTTTTTCCTCGCCTTTTTTAGTGTAGAGGCATTTGCCGACCAAAATGCCGGCATTGCCTACTAGGTTCCTCCCTGGCTCGAAAATTAGGTGCAGCCCGAGATCCTTGGTCTCTTCCTGGATGGATGAGCCGTAATCCGCAGGCAGCGGTGGTGCTTCGTCGTCATACTGGATGCCAAGACCGCCACCCAGGTCGAGATACTTGATGTCGATCCCCATCCCCCTCACGCCGTCCAGGAGCCGCTTCAGCTTCTTGATGGCGTCGACGAAGGGAGAGACCTTGGTGAGCTGGCTGCCGATATGGCAGTCGATGCCCAGAATCTCTATGTTGGCGAGCCCCTTGGCGCGCTGGTACTGCTCCAGGGCACGCTCGATGTTAATGCCGAACTTTGCTTTTTTGAGGCCCGTGGTGATGTAGGGATGGGTTTGCGGATCGACGTCAGGGTTGACGCGGATGGCGATGCCCGCTTTACGGCCGATACGTCCCGCGACTTCGCTGATGCGGTCCAGTTCCTGCTCGGACTCGATGTTGAACATCAGGATCCCGTTCTCAAGGGCGTAGGCGATCTCGTCGTCTCTTTTGCCGACGCCCGAGTAAACCACCTTCTTCGGATCCACCCCCGCGGCGAGAGCGCGGTACAGTTCCCCTCCCGAGACGATGTCGACCCCGCCACCAAGTTTGATGAAGGTCTTCAGCACCGCGAGGTTGGAATTGGCCTTTACAGAGTAGCAGATGGTGTGCGGGGCCTGGGCGAAGGCATCGTCCATGGCCCTGTAGTGTCTTTCCAGCGTCGCCTTCGAGTAGATATAGACGGGACTGCCGACGGCGGCGACGATATCCTTTATCGCGACGTCTTCTGCGAACAGCTCTTCACCTTTGTATTGGAAATGATGCATGTTCTGTCCCCCTTAGATCCTTTTCAAAATCTACGGCGTAAACAAAAAAAGTTTTTATTTCTAACATACAAAAGATGCAGTTGTCAAAATTATTGCTCCCGGAAGGGTTGAAGGATTCCGGGGTTCACGCAGAGCTTTCCGTTAGGCGAGGGAATAAGAATACTAAGGAAACACCTTTTTACTATGCCGAAATAACATCTGTGATTTGTGCAATAACTCTAATACAAATCACTACTCGTACAGGAGCGACTTCTCCCGGTTAAAAATTAAAACAGACTAAGCCACAGTTCACTCGGACCATTCGCTCCGAAGGTGATCCAAACACGTCACTCACTGCCGCTCAGACTCACCTGCCAGATGATACCGACCTTGCTCGACGACAGGTCGAGTCAAAAGAGCAGGAAAGTCTTCCGATCGCCTCACCGAGGCAAATTGCACAAAAATTAGGCTTTAAAAAAGGGGTCAAAAATCGCCGAACACAAACGAGCGCAACCGTCGCCCTGGCTTTTATCTTTTCGCCCTCTTACGGCCCTTTTTTGCTCATTAAATAAAACATTGGCAAATACTAATTCATTTTTTACCAATTACAACCAGCGATCTGGCGTCGCCGGTACCGGGAAGGGTAAAATCGATGACTTCGAGCACGCGGGCGCCGAGAGCGTCGAGTTTCGCCGAGGCTGCTTCCACCTCTTCGGTGGCGTTGCGACCCTTCATGGCCACGATCCGTCCCTCCGGTTTAAGAACCAGCAGTGCCATGGCGACGAAGGAAGGAATGTCGGAGAACGCCCTGGAGACGACCCAGTCGAAGCTGGCGGCATACTCCTGCGCCAGCGTCTCCGCACGTACATGCAGCGCGTTGAAGCCTGTGAGGTTCAGAAGCCGCACCGCCTGCTTTTGAAAACTGATCTTCTTGACCACTGCATCCACAGAAACCATATCCAGATCCGGCTGCACGATCTTCACCGGGATACAGGGAAAGCCGCCGCCCGAACCGATGTCCAGCAGACGCCCGGAGCCGCGCACCGCCTTCAGGAGGCTCAGGGAATCAACCAGGTGCTTGAGCGCGATGTCCTCGTCCCCTGTAATAGCCGTCAGGTTGATCTTCCGATTCCACTTTTTCAGCTCCTCGGCGAAGAGGTTCAGGCTCTCCAACTGCGCCGCGTCGAGCTTCACCCCAAGCTCAGCCGCACCCTTTTTCAGGAGGTCTTTCGCACTCTGTATCATCTGCCATACCTCGCTTTCAGCGCGATGGAGAGGATCGTTATACCGGCCGGCGTCACACCCGGGATGCGGGATGCCTGTCCCAGCGTGTCCGGCCGGAAGCGGACCAGCTTCTCGCGCACCTCGGCGGAGAGGCTGGGAACGGTGCTGTAGTCCATGTCCGGAGGGATCGTGGTGCTCTCCAGTTTTGCAGCGCGCGCGACCTGCTCCAACTGACGCTCGATGTATCCCTTGTACTTGATCTGGATCTCCAGCTGTTCGCGCACCGTTTCCGGCAGCTCCATGATCTCCGGGTAAATCCGGGAAAGGTCGCAGCAGGTGAAGTCAGGGCGACGCAGCAGCTGCTCGTAGCTGATCGCGTTCTGGATACCGACCAGATCCCATTCCTGCAAAAGCTCCTCGCCTGCCGCCGACGGGGTCAACCTTTCCCTGGAAAGCCGTTCCAGTTCGAAGTCGATCAACTCCTTCTTGGCCAGGAAGGATTGGTACAGGCTTTCCGGAACAAGCCCGATTTCGTGCCCCTTCTCCCGCAGCCTGAGGTCCGCGTTGTCCTCGCGCAGTAGCAGGCGGTATTCGGCGCGGGAAGTGAACATGCGGTACGGCTCCTTTGTGCCGAGCGTCACCAGGTCGTCGATCATGACGCCTATGTAGGCTTCGCTCCTCCCCAGAACCAACGGTTCCCTCCCCTGCACCCTGAGCGCCGCGTTGATTCCGGCCATCAATCCCTGTGCAGCCGCTTCCTCGTACCCAGAGGTGCCGTTGATCTGCCCGGCATTGTACAGGTTGCGGACCAGCTTCGTCTCCAGCGAGGCGTGCAGCTGGATCGGGTTGACGTAGTCGTACTCAATAGCATAGGCCGGGCGCATGATCTCCACCCGCTCCAGCCCCTCGATGCTGCGGTAAAAGGCCCACTGGATGTCGATGGGAAGGGAGGTGGACATGCCGCTGGGGTACACCTCGACAGTCTCGCGCCCTTCCGGCTCGATGAAGGTCTGGTGCCGGTCCTTCTCCGGGAAGCGGACCACCTTGTCCTCAATGGAAGGGCAGTACCTCGGGCCTATCCCCTCGATGATACCGGCGTACAACGGTGAGCGATCCAGCCCAGAGCGGATGATGTCGTGGGATTTGGGATTGGTGTAGGCAACGTGGCAGGGAACCTGCGGCTGTTCGATCCGTTCTGTCGAGAAGGAGAACGGGATCGGGTTCTCGTCACCGTGCTGAGCCTCAAGTCTGTCGAAGTCGATGGTCCTGCCGTCCAAGCGGGCGGGAGTGCCGGTCTTCAGCCTCCCCACCTCGAAGCCCACGTCCTTGAGTCCGTCCGAGAGGCCGATGGAGGGAAGGTCCCCTGCCCTGCCGCCGGGGTAATTGACAAGGCCGATATGGATAAGGCCGCGCATGAAAGTGCCGGTAGTGAGGACGACAGTCTTGCCCAGAAACCTCACACCGCCCTTAGTATCCACCCCTGCAACGGATCCTTCTTCCAGGTACAGATTGGTAACCTCGACCTGCTTCAGATCCAGGTTATCCTGCTGCTCCATGACGTGCTTCATGCGCAGGCGGTACAACTGCTTGTCTGCCTGCGCGCGGGAGGCGCGCACCGCCGGGCCCTTTTTGGTGTTGAGCACGCGGAACTGGATTCCTGTTGCATCGATGTTCCGCCCCATCTCCCCGCCAAGCGCGTCAATCTCCTTGACCAGGTGTCCCTTCGCCAAACCGCCGATGGCAGGGTTGCAGGACATGAGCGCGATGGCGTCCAGGTTGATGGTGAGCATAAGGGTGGGACGTCCCATGCGGGCGGCGGCGAGAGCAGCCTCACACCCGGCATGACCGGCACCGACCACAATTACGTCATATGTCTTATCGTAAACTATCAAACCTTACTCCATTGATACCTGAGACTTATTTACCGCAGAGGACACTGAGGTCACAGAGGGGTTAAAACCGGAGTGTTCCACGTGGAACATCAAACCTGGAGAACCAACCAGCGCATCTTCAGACTACGTAGCCCAAGTTGTCGGTCCGTCCGGAAGTTATAACAAGAACAAGCCGTTTGCAGCCATGTTTCACGTGAAACAACAGAGGAATCATGAGCCAAACCGGGATGTTATACAATATACAAAACTACTTGCCTATACAGAAGCTGGAGAAGATCCGGTCCAGCACGTCATCCACAGTGGTCTCTCCGGTAACCTCCCCTACCGCGTCCAGTGCATCTCGCAGATCCACAGGGAGCAACTCCATATTCACCCCTGCCTCCAAATTCTCTACGAAAGATTGCAGCGACTCCCTCGCCTTTAACAATGCATCGCGATGCCGCGCCTTGGAGAGTGCGACGAACTCGCGGCCGTCTATGGCGTGCCCATGCATGAAAGCGTTGGTGATGGCATCTCGCAGTTGAGGAACGCCCTCCCCGGTAAGGGTGGAGATAGCAACCGCAGGAGCGGTGCATTCAGCAGGAAGTTCCACAGCCAGCGGTAAGTCGGACTTGTTGCGCACCATGATGCAGCTCTTCGATCCGATAGCCTGCAGTATGACGGCGTCATCCTCTCCAAAAGAGGAAGATCCATCGATGACGAAGAGCACCAGGTCGGCTTTGGGAATGCGGTCTAGCGAAAGCCGCACGCCTTCCTGCTCTACCTGGTCTTCCGACTCGCGGATCCCGGCAGTGTCCAGTAGCTTTACCGGGAGGCCGTTGATGTTGACGACCTCCTCGATCAGATCCCTGGTGGTGCCGGGAACTGAAGTGACTATGGCGCGCTTCTCCTTCAGGAGAGTGTTGAGCAGACTCGACTTTCCGACGTTGGGCTTCCCGGCGATAACCACGGATACCCCGTCGCGGAGCACCCTTCCCTCGTCAAACCCTGCTATCAGTGCGTCCAGTTCGGAAAGCGCGGGAGACACTTTACCCAGAACGTCGGTCTCTACCGCTACATTCACGTCGTCCTCGGGGAAATCAATCAGTGCCTCGACGTAAGCCAGAGCATAGACGATTCCCTCTTTCACAGTCGATATGCGCCGTGACAAGAGTCCTTCGCGCTGGTGCTGGGCCAGGGCCAAAGAGGCGTCGGTGCGGCTGGAGATGACGTCCATGACGGCTTCTGCCTGCACCAGGTCGATACGCCCGTTGAGGAAGGCGCGCTTGGTGAACTCGCCTGGGTGTGCCGGCCGCGCGCCTTGGGAAATGACCAGCGACAGGATACGGGAGACCACCAGGGTGCCGCCATGGCACTGTATCTCGACCACATCCTCGCGGGTGTATGAGTTCGGGCTCTTCATGTAGACAGCCATGGCCTCGTCCACGAGGTCGCCGGTTTCTGGCTGCACCACTTCGCCATAAGAAAAACGGTGGCTTTTTAGGCCACCGTTCGATTTAGGATTGAAGATGCTTCGAGCGATCTGGAGGGATGCGGGGCCGCTGATCCTGACGATCCCTATGCCACCTTCCCCTACCGGAGTGCTGATTGCTGCGATTGTGTC from Citrifermentans bremense harbors:
- the dapB gene encoding 4-hydroxy-tetrahydrodipicolinate reductase, with product MVKIAVCGAAGRMGGRIIAAIKEAEGVEVCGALERPGHPMVGQDAGYNAGLGAIGVTISDDLNAVVQACDVLIDFTAPKVSLKNLEVCALYGKSIVIGSTGFTSEERALAAELARDIPVIIAPNMSVGVNVCFKVLADVAKILGEDFDVEIVESHHRLKKDSPSGTAVRMGEVVANALGRDYNKVANYHREGICGERTHDEIGMQTVRGGDIVGEHTVYFIGMGERIEITHRAHTRDMFSRGSVRAAKWVVTAKPGVYDMQDVLGLR
- the dapA gene encoding 4-hydroxy-tetrahydrodipicolinate synthase translates to MFQGSIVAIVTPFINGAVDEEKLRELVEFQIENGTDAIVPCGTTGESSTLSYVEHDRVIQVVVEQVNKRVPVIAGTGSNSTHEAIEITQHAKELGADGALLVTPYYNKPSQEGLFRHYKAVADAVALPQILYNVPGRTGVNLLPETVARLSVHPNIVAIKEATGSLQQASEVLALCGDKLDVLSGDDFITLPIMAAGGKGVISVTANIMPKEVSSLVDAFNAGNMEEARRLHLYLLKISNAMFIESNPVPVKAAVSLMGKCSSEVRLPLAPLMEANLAKLTAIMKEYKLI
- the lysA gene encoding diaminopimelate decarboxylase; this translates as MHHFQYKGEELFAEDVAIKDIVAAVGSPVYIYSKATLERHYRAMDDAFAQAPHTICYSVKANSNLAVLKTFIKLGGGVDIVSGGELYRALAAGVDPKKVVYSGVGKRDDEIAYALENGILMFNIESEQELDRISEVAGRIGRKAGIAIRVNPDVDPQTHPYITTGLKKAKFGINIERALEQYQRAKGLANIEILGIDCHIGSQLTKVSPFVDAIKKLKRLLDGVRGMGIDIKYLDLGGGLGIQYDDEAPPLPADYGSSIQEETKDLGLHLIFEPGRNLVGNAGILVGKCLYTKKGEEKNFVIVDAGMNDLARPALYGSFHGVRPVFRNQDGMIEGDIVGPICESGDFLVKEREFPNFRQGDLIAFMSAGAYGFTMSSNYNSRPRAAEVMVDGDKFEVVRDREKLEDLVRGERVPSFL
- the rsmG gene encoding 16S rRNA (guanine(527)-N(7))-methyltransferase RsmG, with translation MIQSAKDLLKKGAAELGVKLDAAQLESLNLFAEELKKWNRKINLTAITGDEDIALKHLVDSLSLLKAVRGSGRLLDIGSGGGFPCIPVKIVQPDLDMVSVDAVVKKISFQKQAVRLLNLTGFNALHVRAETLAQEYAASFDWVVSRAFSDIPSFVAMALLVLKPEGRIVAMKGRNATEEVEAASAKLDALGARVLEVIDFTLPGTGDARSLVVIGKK
- the mnmG gene encoding tRNA uridine-5-carboxymethylaminomethyl(34) synthesis enzyme MnmG, translated to MIVYDKTYDVIVVGAGHAGCEAALAAARMGRPTLMLTINLDAIALMSCNPAIGGLAKGHLVKEIDALGGEMGRNIDATGIQFRVLNTKKGPAVRASRAQADKQLYRLRMKHVMEQQDNLDLKQVEVTNLYLEEGSVAGVDTKGGVRFLGKTVVLTTGTFMRGLIHIGLVNYPGGRAGDLPSIGLSDGLKDVGFEVGRLKTGTPARLDGRTIDFDRLEAQHGDENPIPFSFSTERIEQPQVPCHVAYTNPKSHDIIRSGLDRSPLYAGIIEGIGPRYCPSIEDKVVRFPEKDRHQTFIEPEGRETVEVYPSGMSTSLPIDIQWAFYRSIEGLERVEIMRPAYAIEYDYVNPIQLHASLETKLVRNLYNAGQINGTSGYEEAAAQGLMAGINAALRVQGREPLVLGRSEAYIGVMIDDLVTLGTKEPYRMFTSRAEYRLLLREDNADLRLREKGHEIGLVPESLYQSFLAKKELIDFELERLSRERLTPSAAGEELLQEWDLVGIQNAISYEQLLRRPDFTCCDLSRIYPEIMELPETVREQLEIQIKYKGYIERQLEQVARAAKLESTTIPPDMDYSTVPSLSAEVREKLVRFRPDTLGQASRIPGVTPAGITILSIALKARYGR
- the mnmE gene encoding tRNA uridine-5-carboxymethylaminomethyl(34) synthesis GTPase MnmE gives rise to the protein MYVRDTIAAISTPVGEGGIGIVRISGPASLQIARSIFNPKSNGGLKSHRFSYGEVVQPETGDLVDEAMAVYMKSPNSYTREDVVEIQCHGGTLVVSRILSLVISQGARPAHPGEFTKRAFLNGRIDLVQAEAVMDVISSRTDASLALAQHQREGLLSRRISTVKEGIVYALAYVEALIDFPEDDVNVAVETDVLGKVSPALSELDALIAGFDEGRVLRDGVSVVIAGKPNVGKSSLLNTLLKEKRAIVTSVPGTTRDLIEEVVNINGLPVKLLDTAGIRESEDQVEQEGVRLSLDRIPKADLVLFVIDGSSSFGEDDAVILQAIGSKSCIMVRNKSDLPLAVELPAECTAPAVAISTLTGEGVPQLRDAITNAFMHGHAIDGREFVALSKARHRDALLKARESLQSFVENLEAGVNMELLPVDLRDALDAVGEVTGETTVDDVLDRIFSSFCIGK